The Helianthus annuus cultivar XRQ/B chromosome 11, HanXRQr2.0-SUNRISE, whole genome shotgun sequence region AGATAGCAATAGGGACATTATGAAATTTAACCCAAACCGGAACCGATTTGATACACTCCTTCTTGAGGTTGACCGAAGGCGACCAAacattcaagaaaagaggaaccttTCTAATTAACCATGGCCCTCCTTCGAGCACTTTCATCATCCCCTCCTTAGAATCAAACTTAAAAAAGAAGAACCCTTCCGAGTTCATCATAATCTTAGCAAATCCATGTTTAGCCCATACATTTTTAGCATAGTATTCCACAACAGGAAAAGGAAGCCTATTGCCCAAAAAGTATCCATACAACACATTCTCAAATTTATCCTGAACCTTCTGAATTACCTCACGAGGAATAAGCACATCCGCATCCTGAACCGTCTCCGTAGCATCCAGTTTTCTGAAATTGACTTCTCTTTTCAGCGAATTCATCGTTTTAACCTTGTCCGCATACGAAAATCCGGCCATGTCCTTCACCACATTATTCAAACTAGGGTTTGCATGGGCATCTACATTAGCAGCCGTTTGCCCACCTCCATATCCCCACACACTATCCGGACCCTCTGACGACATCCCGTGCTGATAATCTTGACTGTTAGAGCCGCTCGAAGGCGGCTGAACTGGGACCGTAATTTTCTCCAACTCATCAATAACATTGATGACCTTAGGATCTTTCGACACAACACCTCGACGAGGAATCAACGGATTCCCATCAATCCGTACAGGCTTGTTTTGCAAAGAAGAAGTTTGACGCAGATCCTGGACATTAACCGAACCCTTTGAAGTGATGAATACATCCTCATGCATCCTATCCGAAAAAGAACGAAACCCTAAGTCCTCCAAACTCCTATCACGACTATTATCCATGCAAACGTATGAAAGTAGTAACCAGGAGGAAAGATCATGCAACACAAAATACTCAAAAAGAAACGAACACGGCAATAACAATGGCGGCAAAACCCTAGTAAAAAAGAAACGAAAATAAAACCCTAAAATCaacttcaaaagattagaaaccagGATTGAAGTCTAGAACCCTACTCAGAAGGAACGACAACACCCCAATACCTAACCCAAATCGATTGAAATTAAGGAAGAAATCAAGAACAAGCTAGGGTTTCAGTGAAGACGCCAAAATCGCCAAGGAGACCAGAGAGAAGCCATTTCGTATATGGGGTGTCTTAGGtctttggtttttggtttttgttttgttttacatatatggggcatgtcctgtatatgaactagtgtgaaactcatcctcactacttgtacttatttgcggttgcattttaatagaatcaccggggtaaccctttacccgaaaaaaaaaaccccttcaaagcctatttctaagctatgtaaaaaaatatttagggcatatttaacttatgatcaagttccggaaggtctgttacagtacaaattgacatactttcgcagtttgtcgaatttagtccctgtaagcgaataaacttgatttcggcaaccaaaccatccaaaacttatttctaagttatgtaatggttatttaaggtatgttaagcctatttcactattccggagtgtttgttgcattaaactggttatatttacgcatcagatcgcatataaccttccagaaagcgatttaaagcccgaaatcgaacaagaattgatacgtgcaaaagatacacatatttatacagatcccaagtatgaaatacaatatttcattggcttggtatttatttgatggtggtggtgacacaggtgtcacagtctcccctactttaggaaatttcgtcccgaaatttattcgtaggagtctatctgTAACCTTGTGTCAAATAgccaccaaagatatgcaaggcaatatcctgtcatttccttaacggagactcttcagaaatggaaatgaaggaaaaatcagggatattcatttcccttcgagggaaaattttcagaaacgaaaaatgcacagaatgagtcattttccttaatgggtatccttcagaaatgaaaatgtacggaatgagtcattttccttaatgggtatcctttagaaacgaaaatgcacggaatcagtcattttccttaatgggtatcctttagaaatgaaaatgcacggaatgagtcattttccttaatgggtatcctttagaaatgaaaatgcacgaaatgagtcattttccttaatgggtatcctttagaaacgaaaatgcacggaatgagtcattttccttaatgggtattcttcagaaacgaaaatgaacgtaatgagtcattttctacaatttctttagatacgaaaatgaacggaatgagtcattttccacaatttcttcagaaacgaaaatgaacggaatgagtcattttccacaattccttcagatacgaaaatgaacggaatgagtcattttccacaatttcttcagatacgaaaatgaacggaatgagtcattttccacaatttcttccgaaacgaaaatgaacagggttaactctagatacacgacaaaacttgctgtggtttctgtgcactaaattccataattatgtatgcatccataattacgtaattccttgcatagtccgcacagtttgttttgtaatgttttggggaagaatatcaaacttgtgatgagggtgactagactaccatagggtccttttaattaggtcgacagatgatctttttaactaggccaccaaggagtcctttcagctatatcatcacatgatattcctaactagatttttggatcaatctgtttaactagaccactcaaggggtctaattatggaatagtacaatataatcaaaGGGTCTTTACTATCacgtaaaagcccattgaggatttaatatagtacctttggatatcctactatgaatcccttatacgaatgatatggaagattctacgatgaattggataacaaaaacttggattacaccgaaaacataaaagggaacacataagcacataatcacatagttgcttaactcagttattaatttgttatctttggacgcggatacttaaagtacaccaggaatccaatccgtggatttcacttggcactttaatcattttcaagaatctatctatgaagatagagaaatcttaataggaattcggctttgtctttattgaattgtaatgtacgtattgaatcatacagagaattcaattaaggactccgatgaatgttactcacccacaaggatctaattatgaggatagaaagatcctatatggattttggagtttgtgtaacgagaggtgttccgacaccttgcactaggcatgcttacgtcgatacacaaggtagaaagttcatgaggttgaggcgctagatattcCAAGGCaacatatgaagcagaaattgaaggttaagcagcagcagggtttgtaatagctttgctttggattgcaaagcggcacatgttaaccaaatgtctcCATCGTCTACtatgggtacatttgaaacagggtattcgattcggatgatgacggtggcattggttgcaccaaggagcagttcccttatacagcttcatccctgaggcgagtcatggtgatagataaatcaacggtcctctggagtacgacgcctattcgctgggtaattgcagcaccaggtttagacatttgagtattgttgcgatgaagaggcatcttgaagacaatggaaggcataggaggaaacaagcaaaagatagtcaaaagagaatgaTAACGCATGCAGATtatgaccatttgtttgttaccaaaggcaaacaaatgagatagtgactaatcaaagtaagcgggtcaatatattgtatcgcgaagacatgctcgcctataagtggacactcaccccaagagttcccaggtaagagtgactggtccgatactacggatttgtacgaacactctagccttagacagaagacccagggtacaggcacccactcttccagtttgcacgtgttcacattatttagacccaaaccttgacgagtttgaaaactcaaaaggcactaagccaaatatgagtcaaactggaagggttcaaaaccttataataaatcatcctagaacagatgattagttttcaaggcagatcaaatttatgttcttgttgtggttgtcacctaagaataagtgacggtattgttttatgactaaacgcaagtaaactcgcgttagggtcctaggaaggttatagtctaggtcaaagcattactaataacctaattctctataaccattggctctgataccaacttttctgtcacaccccgaccacgtaaaacaacaaaacgtggcggaaacgtcggggagtgttgtaacagaatcattgtttcacaaccatggattaaacaaatttcgttttattgaattaaatgagttacaatgtcttaacaataaagaaacataaaaaaaattaactagtcttgcatcttttaatgtcactaaggtctcgtccaatcctatgtgagcatgcattaatatcatcatcaaatatcatcaactattgtacctgaaacacatgtgaaaatacgtcagcataaaaatgccggcgagtacataggttttatgaaaaataggatccatgacttaggtttaagaaaatgtttaaccaaaaacttgtcatgaatccagtttaagtgtttgcttttataaaacgtttgaaaatcgatgatagatatgtatagttaaaagaatgatgtaaggttaaatgaataaccaagtaaaaatgagtttgtataaaacagactgttttgtaaaacaatgtcttgtgaaaaatatgttatttgtgtaaaaatgtataaatccaaataaatgatttaaataacgctacgccatgtaatataatacaagcacttatatataggaagtaccagcggcgtatccaccatgcttgtatcacattacacacgtctcgttactcaaatcacttacccacatagaccaccaatgtaaattgcccatgtctaaaccgttgtcaaatgtcaatcaagtattgtgtaaacaaaatgtcatgtatggcaagtgaaatatgtaacaaccaaacaatagGTAAGAATGcataaacaatgtactaagtatgcgacggatggacatacatagcatgataccaagtataagatgtcttgtaaaacgatgtactaagtatgatgaacatacatagcatgaaatgttatgtaaaacgatgtactaagtatgcacacaatgggcatacatagcatgtgatgtaaaatgtactaagtatgatgaacatacatagcatgaaatgttatgtaaaacgatgtactaagtatgcacacaatgggcatacatagcaaaaacataatgaaatcatgtactaatagtgtactaatgaacatagcaagtatatgatataaaagcatgaaatcatgaaagtaacaagtaggcacatgtgtttcaccccaaaatgtttggaaaacagtaaaagaggggttatTGCGGATGTCAACAAGGCCCTCATTACTAAGCATATTTGGAGTATCCTCTCAAAAAGGAACTCATTATGGGTGCAGTGGATCTATACTCataaattgaaaaatcagaatttttgggAGGTACAAGGTAAAGGTAGTATGACGTGGGGTTGGAGGAAGATCTTATCCATTCGGAATGCGGTTCGGCCGTCTTTTTGGAGCATCATTCGGAGTGGTAAGCAAACGAATGTGTGGAGCGATAATTGGTGTCACTTGAGTCCTCTTAGGTCTTTTATAACACCAAGACACATTGCGAACGCGGGGTTTAACCTTCAAGCCACGGTGGCAGAAGTAATAGATGAGAATGGGCAGTGGAAATGGCCCCAAGCATGGTACGATGTATACCCGGTTCTGATTGGGTTAACTGTTAATCAACAGGACCCCCAGTTAGCGGACCGAATGGTTTGGAAGGATGTAGAGGGTCATGATCAGCACTTTAGCTCATTGGAAGTATGGCATACATTACGGACTCGTGACACTCCAGTTAAGTGGGCTAGTATGGTGTGGTTTAGTCAATGTATCCCGAGACATTCATTTCATCTTTGGTTAGTCATAAAAAACAAGCTCAAAACACAAGATCGGTTGGCGGTTTGGGAAGTGGGCAGCGAAACGAACCGGAGACTCATGTGTTGTCCTCTTTGTAAACATGGTACGGATTCTAGAGATCATTTATTTTTCGTGTGTGGTTTTGCTTCTCAAGTCTGGTCGAACATAAGGATGTTGGTGGATTTGGAAAACGTTAATGATTCTTGGACTTCGATTGCGGTTTGGATGGAACGCTATTCGGATTCCAAAAGGTTCAAACACATCGTGTGTAAGCTAGCAATATCGGCCTCATCTTATTACATATGGCAAGAGCGGAATAATCGGTTGTTTACGTCAAAGGAGTGCACGGCGGAACAGGTAACCGAGAAGATTAAAAACATTGTCCGGCTCAGGCTAATGGGTTTCGTTTACAAAGGAGATTTGGATTACCAAAGGACGCTCACAAAGTGGCAGAACCTGTGTAGGGCATCGGATGAAGACCCGGGCTAAGGACCAAGATTTTGTGTTGTCCGTTTGGTAGTAATTGTTTGTTTTATTGGTAGTGTTTTGGGCTGTGTGTCGTCTTTTGGTTGTACGTTGATGTTGGTCTTGTTTTCTTGTTGCCTAGTCTTGGTATGCCGGGGCTAGTTGCGTGTGCTATGTCAGGCACATGCTTTGTTCTTAttggttat contains the following coding sequences:
- the LOC110919101 gene encoding uncharacterized protein LOC110919101; this encodes MTWGWRKILSIRNAVRPSFWSIIRSGKQTNVWSDNWCHLSPLRSFITPRHIANAGFNLQATVAEVIDENGQWKWPQAWYDVYPVLIGLTVNQQDPQLADRMVWKDVEGHDQHFSSLEVWHTLRTRDTPVKWASMVWFSQCIPRHSFHLWLVIKNKLKTQDRLAVWEVGSETNRRLMCCPLCKHGTDSRDHLFFVCGFASQVWSNIRMLVDLENVNDSWTSIAVWMERYSDSKRFKHIVCKLAISASSYYIWQERNNRLFTSKECTAEQVTEKIKNIVRLRLMGFVYKGDLDYQRTLTKWQNLCRASDEDPG